Within Stella humosa, the genomic segment GGCGAGGAGATCGTGGTCTATCTTTTCGTCTGGGCGGCCATGATCGCCTGCGCGGGGGCGGCGGCGCGCACCGCGCATATCCGGGCCGACCTGCTGCTGCGCGCGCTGTCGCCACGCCAACTCCGCATCGTCGAGCTGATCAATGCCATCGCGGCCGCCGGCTTCTGCGCGCTGCTGGTCTGGTATGGCTGGGAAGTGGTCGACATCGCGCTGCTGATCGACGAGCGCAGCCAGACCGGCATCAGCTTCCCCATGTGGATCTACTACCTGGCCCTGCCGGCGGGGGCGCTGCTCATGCTGATCGCCTATGTCGGCGTCATCCACCGGATCCTGACGGGCCGGGCGGCGGCTGCCCCGCGGGCCGTCACCATCGAGGACGGGATCTGACCCATGGCGCTGCTGGCCATCCTCGTCTTCATCGTCACGCTCGCGATCGGCGTGCCGATCTTCATCGCCATCGGCCTGACCGCCGTCTACGGCTTCGTCATCGACAACCAGCCGCTCACGGCCTTCGCCCAGAAGGCGATCGACGAGCTGAACGCGCCGATGCTGCTGGCCATCCCGTTCTTCGTCATGGCCGCCACCTACATGGAAAAGGGCGGCATTGCGGCGGCCCTGGTCGACATGGGCTCGGCCTGGCTGGCGGGCGTGCGCGGCTCGCTCGGGCTGATCAGCGTCATGTCCTGCGTCATGTTCGCGGCCATCTGCGGCTCGTCGGTCGCGACGTGCCTGGCCATGGGCACCATCATGATCCCGGCGATGCTGCGCCACCGCTATCCGCGGCCGTTCGCGGTCGGCCTGATCGGGGCGGCGGGAACGCTGGGCATCCTCATTCCACCCAGCCTGCCGCTCATCCTCTATGGCGTGATCGCCGACCAGTCGGTGCCGCGCCTGTTCCTGGCCGGGGTCGTCCCGGGCCTGCTGGTCGCATTCGCCTTCACCATCTGGGTGCTGGTCCAGGCCCGGCGCCTCAACCTGGCGGGCGGCGAGGGCATCGAGCGCAGCCAGTTCATCCGCCTCAACCTGCGCGCCCTGCCGGCCCTGTCGATTCCGGTCATCATCGGCGCCTGCATCTATGGCGGTCTTACGACCGTGACTGAGGCGGCCGCGGTGGCCGCCTTGGCGGCCCTGGTCGTCAGCATCGGCTTCTATCGCACCATGCGGTTCGCCGACATCGTGCCGGCGACGGCGGTCGCCATGCGCAGTGCCGCCGTCATCATCATCATCGTCTCCACCGCGCTGGTCTTCGGGCACTGGATCACCAAGTCCGGCGTGCCCGCGGCGGCCGCGCGCATGATCGGCGATGCCGGGCTCACCTCCTGGCAGTTCCTGCTGATCATCAACGCCATCATGTTCGTGCTGGGCATGTTCCTGGAGGTGGCGTCGATCCTGCTGATCACGCTGCCGATTCTGTTGCCGATGCTGGCCCCGCTCGGCATCGACCCTATCCATTTCGCCATCATCCTGACGATCAACATGGAACTGGCGATGATCACGCCGCCGGTCGGCCTCAACCTCTATGTCCTGACCGGGATATCGGGCACCTCGATCGGCGAGGCGATCCAGGGGGTGCTGCCCTTCATCGTCATCCTGGTCACGATGCTGATGCTGATCACCTATGTGCCGGTCCTGTCGCTCTGGCTGCCGACCCTGGTGTATGGATGATTCCTACCTTTCGGAGCCCCCAGCCATGACCCTCGATCTTGCCCAGTACCGCCGCATGACCGCTGCCGCCCTGGTTGCGGCCTATCGCTCGCGCGACCTGTCGCCGCGCGAGGTGGCCGAGGCGGCCCTGCACGCGATCGAGGAATCGAATCCGGCCCTGAACGCCGTCACCCATGTCGATGCCGAGGGCGCGCGCGCCCAGGCCGCGGCGTCGGAGGGGCGCTGGCGCGCCGGCACGCCCAACGGGCCGCTCGACGGCGTGCCGACGCTGATGAAGGACGGGCTGTGGATGAAGGGCATCCCGGTCTATCGCGGCACGATGGCGCTCGACCGGCACGCGGTCGTGCCCGACACCGACAGCCCGCCGGTCGCCCGCCTGCGCGAGGACGGCGCGATCCTGCTGGGCAAGACGACGATGTGCGACCTCGGCATGTTCGGGTCGGGTTACAGCTCGAAGTTCGGGCCGACCCGCAATCCGGCCGACCTGTCGCGCACCAGCGGCGGGTCCTCTTCGGGCTCGGCCGCGGCGGTGGCCGCCGGCATCATCCCGTTTGCGGTCGGCACCGACATCGTCGGCTCGATCCGCCAGCCGGCGTCCTTCTGCGGCCTGGTCGGGCTGAAGCCCAGCTACGGCCGCGTGCCGACCTATCCCAACAGCAGCCCGGCCGCGGTCGCCGGCCCGCTGGCCCGCACGGTCGAGGACGCGGCCCTGCTGCTCGACACCATCGCCCGGCCGGACTTCCGCGACTTCGCCTGCCTGGGCACCGACACGCAGCCCTGGGCCCCGGTGATGGGCGGCTCGGTCGCGGGCACGCGGATCGGCTACCTGCGCTCGGTCGGCTTCGGCCTGGCGCCCGATCCGGCGGTGGCGGCCGCGGTCGCCGAAGGGGTGCGGCGCCTGGCCGGCCTCGGCTGCGAAGTGACCGAGATCACCTCGCCTTTCCAGCAGGGCGACGAGAAGCCGGGCGAGGATTTCTATCGCATGCGCCCCTACAGCGAGCTGGCGGTGCTGAGTGCGGCCGACCGCGCGACGGCCACCGTGATCGACGCCTGGTCGGCCCCGGCCGGCGGCTATTCCGGGGTCGACTACCATCGCCTGTTCCTGGCGACGCAGGGCCTGCGCGAGCGGACGCTGGGGATGATCCGGGACTTCGATTTCCTGGTCCTGCCGACCTCGCCGATCCCGCCGTTTGCGGCCGAACTGCCGGGGCCGGAAGGGCACTCGACCTTCACCGCCTGGTCCAACACCTTCCTCTTCAACCTGACCGAGCAGCCGGGCCTGTCGATCAATTGCGGCTTCACGGCCGACGGGCTGCCGATCGGGCTGCAGATCGTCGGCCACCGCTTCGACGACCGCGGCGTGCTGCGCATGGGTGCCGCCTTCGAGCGCGCGATGGCGGGCTGATCCTGCGCTGGAGCCGATCCGGCCCCTTGCCGCGGGGCCGGATCGGCGCCACCCTGGCCGGCAAGGCGGCGGGCCATCGGTCCCGTCCGCGACAAGAAACAAGACCGGGCAGCGAAACCCCTTGAGCAGAACGCCGGGCGTGGACGAGAAGCGGCCGGGCGGCACCATGTCCCTGCTGCGCGAGGCGGCTTTCCGGCGCGTCTGGCTGGTCGGCACGCTGGTCGGCACCGTCCGCTGGATCGAATTCCTGGTGACCGGCGTCTATGTGCTGGAACTGACCGGCTCGCCCGTTCAGGTGGCGCTGATGACGATGCTGCGGATGGTGCCGATGCCGCTGCTCAGCGCCTTCGCCGGCGCCATCGCCGAGCGGATCAGCCGGCGCCGGCTGCTCCTGGCCCTCCTGTCGGTCGGCCTGCTGGTTTCGCTGGCGCAGGCCGGTCTCGCCTGGTCCGGTCGGCTGGAACTGTGGCACGTCGCCATCGGCGTCGTCGTGAACGGCGCCATCTGGGCGATCGACATGCCTGTGCGCCGCACGATGCTGGGCGAACTGGCCGGTCCCGGGCGCACGGCCGGCGCCATGGGGCTCGATGCCGCCACCAACAATGCCACCCGCATGCTGGGGCCGGGCGTCGGCGGCCTGCTGCTGGAAACGACCGGCATCCATGGCGCCTTTCTGCTGGGATCGGTCCTCTATGCCGGCGGCCTCTGGATGCTGCTGGGCCTGCGGGCCGCCGAGGCCCCGCCGCTGGTTGGTGCCCTGCGCCTGTTCCAGCGCATCGGCGAGGGGCTGCGCGTCATCCGCGGCGACCCGGCCCTGGTCGGCACCCTGACCATCACGGTCGTCTTCAACGTCTTCGCCTGGCCCGCCACGGCGATGGTGCCGGTGATCGGCGAGCAGCACCTGCGCCTGACGGCCTTCCCCATCGGGCTGTTGATGAGCGCGGACGGGCTGGGCGCGCTGCTGGGCGCCATCCTGGTGGCGCACGGCGCGCGGCCGACGATGTTCCGCGGCCTCTACATGCTGGGGGTGGCGATGTTCGCGGCCGCCTCGATCGTCTTCGCGCTCAGTCCCTGGCCGCTGCTGTCGGGCCTGGCCCAGGTGACGGCCGGGTTCGGCAGCGCCTGCTTTGCCACCATGCAGGCGACCATCGTCTTCCTGTCGGCGCCACCCGCCGTCCGCGCCCGGGTGATGGGGGTGCTGTCGGTCTGCATCGGCACGGCGGTGCTGGGCTTCGTGCATCTGAGCCTGCTCGCCCACTGGCTGGGCGGGGTCGCCGCGGCACTGGTGACCAGCAGTGCGGCGCTGGTGGCGCTGGCCCTGGTGGCGGTGTTCCAGCCGGCCGTACGGCCGGGGGCGCCGTTCGTGCCGCGATAGCACGGCCCCACTTGGCCGTTGCCGCAGGGCGACGGCGGGGGATAGCCTCCTTCGAATAGGTCAGGATCGGCCGCAGCGTCGCCAGCCACCCCTGGAGGGTCCGCCCAGATGGACAGCACCGAAGCCGGCTTCGCCACCGCCGCCCCGCAATCCGCCGCCCCGCAATCCGTCGAGCATTTCGACGTGCTGATCGTGGGCGCCGGCATCTCCGGCGTCGGCGGCGCCTACCACCTGGCGACGCAATGCCCCGGCACCAGCTTCGTCGTGCTGGAATCGCAAGGGGGGTTCGGCGGCACCTGGCGCACGCACCGCTACCCCGGCATCCGCTCCGACAGCGACCTCTACACCTTCGGCTATCGCTTCAAGCCCTGGACCGGGGCGCCGATCGCGACCGCCGAGGAAATCCTGCGCTACATGGGCGAGGTGATCGCCGAGAACGACCTCGCCCGCCATATCCGCTACGGCCATGCGATCACGGCCGCCGCCTGGTCCAGCGCGGAGAATCTCTGGACGATCGACGCCGTCCGGGCCGAGGACGGCCAGCCGGTCCGCTTCACCACCGGCTTCCTCTGGATGTGCCAGGGCTACTACCGCCACCAGGGCGGCTACACGCCGGAATGGCCGGGCCTGGCCGATTTCCAGGGCCGCATCGTCCACCCGCAGGAATGGCCCGACGACCTCGACGTCAGCGGCAAGCGGATGGTGGTGATCGGCTCGGGCGCCACGGCCGCCACGCTGGTGCCGGCGGTGGCCGATCGCACCGCCCATGTCACGATGCTCCAGCGCTCCCCCACCTTCTTCCGTACCGGCCGCAACGCCATCCAGCTTGCCGACGAGCTGCGCCAGCTCGAGGTGGACGAGACCTGGATCCACGAGATCGTGCGCAAGAAGATCCTCTTCGACCAGTCGGTCTTCACCCAGCGCACCTTCGACGAGCCCGAGGCGGTGACGCAGGAGCTGCTGGCCAACGCCCAGGAGCATCTGGGGCCGGACTACGACGTGGCGACGCACTTCACGCCGGGATACCGCCCGTGGCGCCAGCGCATCGCCTTCATCCCCGATGCCGATCTCTTCCGCAGCATCCGCGAGGGGAAGGCGTCGGTGGTGACCGACGCAATCGAGCGCTTCACGCCGGGCGGCATCCGCCTGGCCTCGGGCGCCGAGCTGGAGGCCGACATCATCGTCACGGCGACGGGCTTCCACCTGAACGTCCTGGGCGACATCGCCTTCACGATCGACGGCCGGCCGCTCGATTTTGCCGACACCGTCACCTATCGCGGCATGATGTTCACCGGCGTGCCCAACATGGCCTGGGTCTTCGGCTATTTCCGCGCGAGCTGGACGCTGCGGGCCGACCTGGTGGCCGATTTCGTCTGCCGCCTGCTGAAGCACATGCGGTCGATCGGTGCCAGCCGGGTGGTGCCGGCCCTGCGGCCGGAAGACCGCGACATGGCGCTGCTGCCCTGGATCGACCCCGAGAACTTCAACCCCGGCTACCTGATGCGCGGCATGCACCTGCTGCCCAGGCGCGGCGACAAGCCGGAATGGCAGCACACCCAGGACTACTGGACCGAAAAGAACGCGTTCCCGGCCATCGACCTGGACGACCCTGTCTTCGTCTATGACGGGCCGGCGGACGCCAGCAGGGCCAGGGTCCGCGAATCGGCTTTTCCCGCGCAGTAGCGATCGAGTGCCCGGCTGAAGAGTCCGTCGCCCGCATCCGCCGCGGCGGCGAACAGGGTCATGCAGGAGCAGAACTTCATGTCGTCGGGCGTGCCCAGTATGGCCGTCGCCGAACCTTCGGGGATGGCCAGCATTGCCTGCGTGCACTGCCTCAGGCGTGGGCCCAGGATCGGATGGGCGAGGTAGGCGCGGGCTTCGTCGAGCGAGGCGATGCCGTATCGCCAGGCCATGGCCGACTGGCCCAGGCCGCGCAACTGCGGAAAGACGAACCACATCCAGTGGCTGCGCTTGCGGCCC encodes:
- a CDS encoding TRAP transporter large permease, with amino-acid sequence MALLAILVFIVTLAIGVPIFIAIGLTAVYGFVIDNQPLTAFAQKAIDELNAPMLLAIPFFVMAATYMEKGGIAAALVDMGSAWLAGVRGSLGLISVMSCVMFAAICGSSVATCLAMGTIMIPAMLRHRYPRPFAVGLIGAAGTLGILIPPSLPLILYGVIADQSVPRLFLAGVVPGLLVAFAFTIWVLVQARRLNLAGGEGIERSQFIRLNLRALPALSIPVIIGACIYGGLTTVTEAAAVAALAALVVSIGFYRTMRFADIVPATAVAMRSAAVIIIIVSTALVFGHWITKSGVPAAAARMIGDAGLTSWQFLLIINAIMFVLGMFLEVASILLITLPILLPMLAPLGIDPIHFAIILTINMELAMITPPVGLNLYVLTGISGTSIGEAIQGVLPFIVILVTMLMLITYVPVLSLWLPTLVYG
- a CDS encoding amidase family protein, translated to MTLDLAQYRRMTAAALVAAYRSRDLSPREVAEAALHAIEESNPALNAVTHVDAEGARAQAAASEGRWRAGTPNGPLDGVPTLMKDGLWMKGIPVYRGTMALDRHAVVPDTDSPPVARLREDGAILLGKTTMCDLGMFGSGYSSKFGPTRNPADLSRTSGGSSSGSAAAVAAGIIPFAVGTDIVGSIRQPASFCGLVGLKPSYGRVPTYPNSSPAAVAGPLARTVEDAALLLDTIARPDFRDFACLGTDTQPWAPVMGGSVAGTRIGYLRSVGFGLAPDPAVAAAVAEGVRRLAGLGCEVTEITSPFQQGDEKPGEDFYRMRPYSELAVLSAADRATATVIDAWSAPAGGYSGVDYHRLFLATQGLRERTLGMIRDFDFLVLPTSPIPPFAAELPGPEGHSTFTAWSNTFLFNLTEQPGLSINCGFTADGLPIGLQIVGHRFDDRGVLRMGAAFERAMAG
- a CDS encoding DUF1810 domain-containing protein; its protein translation is MTVTDPFDLARFESAQAPSFATALGELQAGRKRSHWMWFVFPQLRGLGQSAMAWRYGIASLDEARAYLAHPILGPRLRQCTQAMLAIPEGSATAILGTPDDMKFCSCMTLFAAAADAGDGLFSRALDRYCAGKADSRTLALLASAGPS
- a CDS encoding MFS transporter — translated: MSRTPGVDEKRPGGTMSLLREAAFRRVWLVGTLVGTVRWIEFLVTGVYVLELTGSPVQVALMTMLRMVPMPLLSAFAGAIAERISRRRLLLALLSVGLLVSLAQAGLAWSGRLELWHVAIGVVVNGAIWAIDMPVRRTMLGELAGPGRTAGAMGLDAATNNATRMLGPGVGGLLLETTGIHGAFLLGSVLYAGGLWMLLGLRAAEAPPLVGALRLFQRIGEGLRVIRGDPALVGTLTITVVFNVFAWPATAMVPVIGEQHLRLTAFPIGLLMSADGLGALLGAILVAHGARPTMFRGLYMLGVAMFAAASIVFALSPWPLLSGLAQVTAGFGSACFATMQATIVFLSAPPAVRARVMGVLSVCIGTAVLGFVHLSLLAHWLGGVAAALVTSSAALVALALVAVFQPAVRPGAPFVPR
- a CDS encoding flavin-containing monooxygenase, translating into MDSTEAGFATAAPQSAAPQSVEHFDVLIVGAGISGVGGAYHLATQCPGTSFVVLESQGGFGGTWRTHRYPGIRSDSDLYTFGYRFKPWTGAPIATAEEILRYMGEVIAENDLARHIRYGHAITAAAWSSAENLWTIDAVRAEDGQPVRFTTGFLWMCQGYYRHQGGYTPEWPGLADFQGRIVHPQEWPDDLDVSGKRMVVIGSGATAATLVPAVADRTAHVTMLQRSPTFFRTGRNAIQLADELRQLEVDETWIHEIVRKKILFDQSVFTQRTFDEPEAVTQELLANAQEHLGPDYDVATHFTPGYRPWRQRIAFIPDADLFRSIREGKASVVTDAIERFTPGGIRLASGAELEADIIVTATGFHLNVLGDIAFTIDGRPLDFADTVTYRGMMFTGVPNMAWVFGYFRASWTLRADLVADFVCRLLKHMRSIGASRVVPALRPEDRDMALLPWIDPENFNPGYLMRGMHLLPRRGDKPEWQHTQDYWTEKNAFPAIDLDDPVFVYDGPADASRARVRESAFPAQ
- a CDS encoding TRAP transporter small permease; the encoded protein is MMGRVLDHIETWIVGILGLAMLAVAIAQVLARYVLPWLVAGGGEEIVVYLFVWAAMIACAGAAARTAHIRADLLLRALSPRQLRIVELINAIAAAGFCALLVWYGWEVVDIALLIDERSQTGISFPMWIYYLALPAGALLMLIAYVGVIHRILTGRAAAAPRAVTIEDGI